A stretch of the Clostridiales bacterium genome encodes the following:
- a CDS encoding glycosyltransferase, with protein sequence MIVACTVSFNSSVIIEKTIDSLLSQSFLVDKIVIADNCSNEENKARLKSYLDKSPTIDIIWLNKNSGGAGGFYEAMKYAKEQYDPDWYWLMDDDAYPNPNCLEILLEQQKQLDNVGFVAPVIWGIDNQKYQLYHPRKEQGKANKFSAIAETIGELNPVEIIDIDAFVGPLISKEAVNSCGLPRPGYFLEGDDMDYTFRITRQFKGYLIKTAQINHKDLIIANGINPGMWWKQYYSYRNPIIFAKYNYHGTKKRRYIFNHLLFASKQIIKMYLDNRYKGYRLFRSKLLIKGILDGLKRKEGIVVVPSEYKQSLTDMEMKMKSHIKR encoded by the coding sequence ATGATTGTTGCATGTACTGTATCATTTAACAGCAGTGTAATCATTGAAAAAACAATTGATAGCTTACTTTCACAATCCTTTCTAGTAGACAAAATTGTAATTGCGGACAATTGCAGTAATGAAGAAAATAAAGCAAGATTGAAATCATATTTGGACAAATCACCTACAATAGATATCATATGGCTAAATAAAAACTCCGGTGGTGCTGGTGGATTTTATGAGGCAATGAAATATGCGAAGGAGCAATATGATCCGGATTGGTATTGGCTTATGGACGATGATGCATACCCCAATCCCAATTGCTTGGAAATCCTTCTGGAGCAGCAAAAGCAATTAGACAATGTTGGATTTGTTGCGCCTGTTATTTGGGGTATTGATAATCAAAAATATCAATTGTACCATCCTCGAAAGGAACAGGGGAAAGCAAATAAGTTTTCTGCAATAGCAGAAACAATAGGAGAGTTAAATCCTGTAGAAATAATTGATATCGATGCCTTTGTTGGTCCCCTTATCTCCAAAGAAGCGGTGAATAGTTGCGGCCTTCCGAGGCCTGGGTATTTTTTAGAAGGAGATGATATGGACTATACGTTTAGGATCACAAGACAGTTTAAAGGTTATTTGATTAAAACTGCTCAGATTAATCATAAAGATCTCATTATTGCAAACGGTATCAATCCAGGGATGTGGTGGAAACAGTATTATTCGTATAGAAATCCTATCATTTTTGCAAAATACAATTATCATGGTACTAAAAAGAGAAGATATATTTTTAATCATTTATTATTTGCATCCAAACAAATCATTAAGATGTATCTTGATAACCGATATAAAGGATATAGATTATTTCGAAGCAAGTTGTTGATTAAAGGAATTCTTGATGGCTTGAAACGAAAGGAAGGGATAGTGGTTGTTCCTTCTGAATATAAACAATCTCTAACAGATATGGAAATGAAAATGAAAAGTCATATTAAAAGATGA
- a CDS encoding polysaccharide pyruvyl transferase family protein, which translates to MNKVGLLTIHDTLNFGSLFQTYGLYKAIEELGYDITLIDYKNTAITEREKTYRLNEVHTVKELYKAFFHHHFLEAKHINFWGFINDNMKVSEPYYSSSIKKANDLFDTFVVGSDIVWGMEITGYDLNYMLEFAEESKKKVSFSSSVGTRWPKEYDERVKKLLSRFDSICVREQLAQKWINELLPGKQVIETCDPTMLWNKETLWGQFNNTELVPQKKYILIYLKTDDNRTVMDAIAYGKKHGLPVYNINYFHSIPGVKNIRPTNVPQWISWFANAEVIFTASYHGIMFSLYFEKQFFWYSRANSARTESLSKELHIQNREGNKENIEKDIKIDYNVTNKAIESKRELSWSALKAIL; encoded by the coding sequence ATGAATAAAGTTGGATTATTAACTATCCATGACACTCTAAATTTCGGGTCGCTTTTCCAGACATATGGTTTGTATAAAGCTATAGAAGAGTTGGGATATGATATTACACTGATCGATTATAAAAATACTGCTATAACCGAAAGAGAAAAAACATATCGATTGAATGAGGTTCATACTGTAAAGGAACTATACAAAGCTTTTTTTCATCATCATTTTTTGGAAGCGAAGCATATCAATTTTTGGGGATTCATAAATGACAACATGAAAGTTTCGGAACCATATTATTCTTCCAGTATCAAAAAAGCGAACGATCTTTTTGATACTTTTGTTGTGGGTAGCGATATTGTATGGGGCATGGAGATTACGGGATATGACCTGAATTATATGCTAGAATTTGCTGAAGAAAGCAAAAAGAAAGTATCCTTTTCCTCATCGGTCGGTACAAGATGGCCGAAGGAGTATGATGAAAGAGTAAAGAAACTTTTATCTCGGTTTGATAGTATCTGCGTAAGAGAACAATTAGCTCAGAAATGGATTAATGAATTATTGCCAGGGAAACAAGTAATTGAGACCTGTGATCCAACAATGCTATGGAATAAAGAGACATTATGGGGACAGTTCAACAATACAGAACTTGTTCCACAGAAGAAGTATATATTGATATATCTAAAAACAGATGATAACCGAACGGTGATGGATGCAATTGCGTATGGTAAGAAACACGGATTGCCTGTATATAATATAAATTATTTTCATTCGATTCCGGGAGTTAAAAACATTCGCCCTACCAATGTGCCGCAATGGATTAGTTGGTTTGCAAATGCTGAAGTGATCTTCACTGCATCATATCATGGTATTATGTTCTCTTTATACTTTGAAAAGCAATTCTTTTGGTATAGTAGAGCCAATTCTGCAAGGACTGAATCATTGAGTAAAGAACTACATATACAAAATCGTGAAGGCAATAAAGAAAATATTGAAAAGGATATTAAGATAGATTACAATGTAACAAACAAAGCAATTGAATCAAAACGGGAATTGTCCTGGAGTGCATTAAAAGCAATATTATGA
- a CDS encoding acyltransferase, with protein METKEEFNPQRFGNTNVNSLTGIKAIAMIMLFWWHSPIKPQGPDIGARMCEIFFVLSGFLVGINHWNIDTNDVFSVSRQYWWKKVLKVWPLHCIAFLIDCSSSIIRYGSDFITRDNAISAVLNLSLVQAWSNDSKLYFSFNGATWFLSCLLFCYLMSFFVINILREYKKPFLVFLFIVFIRVLCELLNIKWGWSGITFNYHVSPIIRLLEFTAGLALVPLFFSLDRKVKGMGHDFLLFTILEIITIVLYVLCIILENTSWIRGYFILAACVLIFVFAFNRGGVCKLLSTKPFAWFSSIQLSFFILHQAVIHFYERCFPNAINSPLLLTIILFLVIVRMSIFYQKNIVKIASKGLETFFARIRTLVKKRTEDNSKW; from the coding sequence ATGGAAACAAAAGAGGAATTTAATCCACAGAGATTTGGGAACACTAATGTTAATAGCTTGACAGGTATTAAAGCAATTGCCATGATTATGCTTTTCTGGTGGCATAGTCCAATAAAACCCCAAGGGCCAGATATTGGGGCGAGAATGTGTGAAATTTTCTTTGTTTTGTCAGGATTTTTAGTTGGGATAAATCATTGGAATATAGACACAAATGATGTTTTTAGCGTATCTAGGCAATACTGGTGGAAAAAAGTGTTGAAAGTATGGCCGTTACATTGTATTGCTTTTTTGATTGATTGTTCATCATCAATTATTCGATATGGAAGCGACTTCATTACACGAGATAATGCAATTAGTGCTGTATTAAACCTTAGTCTTGTTCAAGCTTGGAGTAATGATTCAAAGTTATACTTTTCTTTTAATGGGGCAACATGGTTCCTAAGTTGCTTATTGTTTTGCTATCTGATGTCTTTTTTTGTAATTAATATTTTGAGAGAATATAAAAAACCGTTTCTGGTTTTTCTCTTTATAGTTTTTATCAGGGTCTTGTGTGAATTACTTAATATAAAGTGGGGATGGAGTGGCATTACTTTCAATTATCACGTCTCTCCAATAATCAGGTTACTTGAGTTTACTGCTGGATTAGCATTAGTACCCCTATTCTTTTCTCTTGATCGAAAAGTAAAAGGAATGGGTCATGATTTCCTATTATTTACCATATTGGAAATTATAACTATAGTACTTTATGTTCTCTGTATTATTTTGGAAAACACATCATGGATTAGAGGATATTTCATACTAGCTGCTTGTGTATTAATTTTTGTGTTTGCATTCAATAGAGGAGGGGTATGCAAACTATTATCAACTAAGCCATTCGCATGGTTTTCATCTATACAATTGAGTTTTTTTATTCTTCACCAAGCTGTAATTCACTTTTATGAAAGGTGTTTTCCTAACGCAATCAATTCACCACTACTGTTAACAATTATACTGTTTCTTGTTATTGTTAGAATGAGTATTTTTTACCAAAAAAATATTGTGAAAATAGCTTCAAAAGGATTGGAAACCTTTTTTGCACGAATTAGGACGCTTGTAAAAAAACGTACGGAGGATAATAGCAAATGGTAG
- a CDS encoding acyltransferase — protein sequence MLNRKERIIWIDYLRVIAIILVVLCHSTEEGVYDLTLNSVMEMSYARRIFPFTCFTVGRLGVPIFLLISGYLLLDREYDTEAMKRFLKNKWLHLILCTIIWFLIYDLFLVFIQGEKLSVNDIIQDLLFLNKVQMSHVWYMPMIIGLYALIPFAANCLRKVDHEKIIWIPLGFFLISIFLYPTISALFRVINPALRSMSNQINAGFSGGTYGIYLVFGWLLKKETFKKVKKIWIVLLVMLSIGTVLWLQLWSYENNVRYSLWYDSPFLLVAAVCFFELFSRCKFHKGYRFLHWLSSYAFAVYLIHFPFKLLLLDFVMNMSYPKTIKVLIMWGLLLIISLPIAFIISLIPKCGNYLLYRKYNKQ from the coding sequence ATGTTGAATCGAAAAGAGCGTATCATATGGATTGATTATCTACGGGTTATAGCTATTATTCTTGTTGTTTTATGCCATTCAACTGAAGAGGGCGTCTATGATTTGACATTAAATTCCGTGATGGAAATGTCATATGCCAGAAGAATCTTTCCATTTACATGTTTTACTGTGGGACGTTTAGGCGTGCCGATTTTTCTTCTAATTTCGGGTTATCTGTTACTGGACAGAGAGTATGATACAGAAGCGATGAAGCGATTTTTGAAGAATAAATGGCTTCATTTAATCCTGTGTACAATAATATGGTTTTTAATATATGATCTATTTTTGGTGTTTATTCAAGGGGAAAAACTATCAGTAAATGACATAATTCAGGATCTCCTTTTTTTGAATAAAGTACAAATGTCTCATGTATGGTATATGCCGATGATAATCGGTTTATATGCATTGATTCCTTTTGCTGCGAATTGCTTGCGAAAAGTGGATCATGAAAAAATTATATGGATACCATTGGGCTTTTTCCTGATAAGCATATTTCTTTACCCGACAATCTCTGCTTTGTTCCGAGTCATTAATCCTGCACTTCGTTCGATGTCTAACCAAATTAATGCCGGATTTAGCGGAGGAACATATGGTATTTATCTGGTATTTGGTTGGCTGTTAAAAAAGGAAACATTTAAAAAAGTAAAAAAGATTTGGATTGTTCTGCTTGTTATGTTATCGATTGGAACCGTTTTATGGCTTCAATTATGGTCATATGAAAACAATGTACGATATAGTCTCTGGTACGACAGCCCGTTCCTTCTTGTTGCAGCAGTATGTTTTTTTGAACTGTTTTCAAGATGCAAATTCCATAAAGGATACAGGTTTCTGCATTGGTTATCAAGTTATGCTTTTGCAGTGTATTTAATCCATTTTCCTTTTAAACTGCTTTTGCTTGATTTTGTGATGAATATGTCGTATCCGAAGACTATAAAGGTCTTGATTATGTGGGGGTTGCTATTGATAATCAGTTTGCCTATTGCATTTATAATCAGCCTGATTCCAAAGTGTGGGAATTATCTGTTGTATAGAAAATACAATAAACAATAA
- the glf gene encoding UDP-galactopyranose mutase — MVDYIIVGAGLYGVTVARELADAGYKILVIDKRDHIAGNVYTKLVEGINVHIYGAHIFHTNNKTVWDYVQRFATFNRFTNSPVANYHGELYSLPFNMYTFNKMWGVVTPEEAEAKIAEQKAAAGITEPKNLEEQAISLVGVDIYEKLIKGYTQKQWGRPCDQLPAFIIKRLPVRLTFDNNYFNALYQGIPVGGYTKMVENMLEGIEVKLSTDYFADRDYWNSVAEKIIYTGPIDAYFDYCLGNLEYRSVRFETEVLDKPNFQGNAAVNYTDAETPWTRIIEHKWFEFGKDENGNDLPKTVISREYSSEWKPGDEPYYPVNDEKNSSLYAQYKELADKEKNVIFGGRLGEYKYYDMDQVIAVALEKAKELIK; from the coding sequence ATGGTAGACTACATAATTGTTGGAGCAGGTCTTTATGGAGTAACAGTTGCTCGGGAATTGGCGGATGCTGGGTATAAGATTCTCGTGATTGACAAGCGGGATCACATTGCTGGTAATGTATATACGAAACTGGTAGAGGGCATTAATGTCCATATCTACGGTGCACATATCTTCCATACAAACAATAAGACAGTGTGGGATTATGTTCAGCGATTTGCAACATTCAATCGTTTTACAAATTCTCCTGTGGCGAACTATCACGGGGAACTGTATTCTCTTCCTTTCAACATGTATACGTTCAATAAGATGTGGGGAGTTGTAACCCCGGAAGAGGCGGAGGCGAAAATCGCTGAGCAGAAGGCAGCTGCCGGGATTACTGAGCCGAAGAATCTGGAGGAACAGGCAATTTCCCTGGTTGGTGTGGATATCTATGAAAAACTGATTAAAGGCTATACCCAGAAACAGTGGGGAAGACCGTGTGATCAGTTGCCGGCGTTTATTATTAAGCGGCTGCCGGTTCGGTTGACATTTGACAACAACTATTTCAATGCGCTGTACCAGGGAATCCCGGTGGGCGGTTATACAAAGATGGTGGAGAATATGCTGGAAGGCATAGAAGTAAAACTCTCCACGGATTATTTTGCAGATCGGGATTATTGGAATAGCGTGGCGGAAAAGATCATTTATACCGGTCCTATTGATGCTTACTTTGATTACTGCCTGGGCAATCTGGAATATCGCTCTGTACGGTTTGAGACAGAGGTGCTGGATAAGCCGAATTTCCAGGGGAATGCGGCAGTCAACTATACGGACGCGGAAACACCCTGGACTCGGATTATCGAACATAAGTGGTTTGAATTCGGAAAGGACGAAAACGGGAATGATCTGCCAAAGACCGTGATTTCCAGGGAATACAGTTCTGAATGGAAACCCGGGGATGAACCGTATTATCCGGTGAATGACGAAAAGAATTCTTCTCTGTATGCACAGTATAAAGAGCTGGCGGATAAGGAGAAGAATGTAATTTTTGGCGGAAGACTGGGCGAATATAAGTATTATGATATGGATCAGGTGATCGCTGTAGCGCTGGAAAAGGCGAAAGAACTGATTAAGTGA
- a CDS encoding Coenzyme F420 hydrogenase/dehydrogenase, beta subunit C-terminal domain, which produces MNRYPELAKEKECTACFACVDSCPQKALLTYINNEGHYAVKVDTAKCIMCGHCEKVCNNARVEYGNNNLNLSTVYAGYTTNEELRENATSGGVFAAIAKMVIDKGGVVVGVHFDGTYAKHILIDNASEIYKLQGSKYTPSSMEGIYRTIQEELKKRIVLFSGTGCQVGGVLSFFSNSPYKDNLYTMDLVCGGIPSTALVKMFNDHYQNQYSIRTFRNKDKYELTVRDQNNKIKAMPLKALPLGGFSCEMTNRYACYDCKFAFCHRKSDLTIGDLWNYKILPQEHSKGLSLIISNTQKGEQLLKQAEIVKNRINWADVLKTNYRIAYGKGRIYSPRKKLQHNLSRLSYDKFEQIYCLSVKPYNIKLFGFKVYRHIMCKIEQKKRQKFIDELLNKEL; this is translated from the coding sequence ATGAATCGTTATCCTGAATTAGCCAAAGAAAAAGAATGTACAGCATGCTTTGCATGTGTAGATTCTTGTCCACAAAAAGCCTTATTAACATATATAAACAATGAAGGGCATTATGCGGTTAAAGTGGACACCGCAAAATGCATAATGTGTGGTCATTGTGAGAAAGTGTGCAACAATGCACGTGTTGAGTATGGCAACAACAATCTGAATTTATCTACGGTATATGCAGGATATACAACAAATGAAGAATTGAGGGAAAATGCCACTTCTGGAGGTGTTTTTGCAGCAATTGCCAAGATGGTGATTGATAAGGGCGGAGTAGTTGTAGGTGTACATTTCGATGGTACCTATGCCAAACATATTCTAATAGATAATGCTTCAGAAATATATAAGCTTCAGGGGTCAAAATACACACCGAGTTCAATGGAAGGAATTTATAGAACAATACAAGAAGAGTTAAAGAAACGTATTGTTCTTTTTTCAGGAACAGGGTGCCAAGTTGGGGGTGTTCTTTCGTTTTTTAGCAATAGTCCGTATAAAGACAATTTATATACCATGGATTTGGTTTGTGGTGGTATTCCCAGTACGGCACTAGTAAAAATGTTCAATGATCATTATCAAAACCAATATTCTATTCGTACATTTAGGAATAAAGACAAATATGAACTGACAGTAAGAGATCAAAATAACAAGATTAAAGCCATGCCTCTTAAAGCATTACCACTCGGTGGCTTTTCATGTGAAATGACTAACAGATACGCATGTTATGATTGTAAATTTGCATTCTGCCATAGAAAAAGCGACTTAACTATTGGAGATTTATGGAATTATAAGATTTTGCCGCAAGAACATTCTAAAGGATTATCTTTGATCATTAGTAATACACAAAAAGGGGAACAGTTACTTAAGCAGGCGGAAATAGTAAAAAATAGAATTAACTGGGCAGATGTGTTAAAGACCAATTATAGAATTGCCTATGGCAAAGGAAGAATATATAGCCCAAGGAAAAAGCTACAACATAATCTGTCGCGATTGTCATATGATAAATTTGAGCAAATATACTGTTTATCTGTAAAACCGTATAATATTAAATTATTTGGCTTTAAAGTTTATAGGCATATAATGTGTAAAATCGAACAAAAGAAAAGACAAAAATTCATAGATGAATTGTTGAACAAAGAGTTATAA
- a CDS encoding oligosaccharide flippase family protein, whose amino-acid sequence MKATSLKKNFLMNTILTVSSFIFPIITFPYVSRVLLPTGTGRVNFATSVISYFLMFAQMGIPSYGIRACAKIRDNKEKLTRTAHELLILNLIMSLAAYILLAIALIVIPKFREERTLLIVISLTIGLNAIGMEWLYKALEQYAYITVRSVIFKFIALVAMFLLVHAESDYIIYGAITILAASASNVLNLINAHKFIGFKPVGDYDLRKHLKPILVFFAMACATTIYTNLDNVMLGFMTTDADVGYYGAAVKIKVILVSIVTSLGGVLLPRASYYVEHGNMEEFKRITSKAMSFVFLFATPLTIYFIMFAHNGVLLLSGEAFEGAIIPMQVIMPTLLLVGITNIMGIQILVPTGREKVVLHSEIAGAIVDIVINAALIPSMKATGAAIGTVVAELVVLVVQYHALHEEIKGMMQDIHFGRIIVAVCLGVVLSFWVKYIHLGDFFTLAISACFFFAGYGVYMLIRKESLIIELYSQVVGIIKRREKV is encoded by the coding sequence ATGAAAGCTACTTCTCTTAAAAAAAACTTCCTGATGAATACCATCTTAACGGTATCGTCTTTTATTTTTCCAATTATTACTTTTCCTTATGTATCACGCGTGCTTTTGCCGACTGGCACTGGGAGGGTTAATTTTGCAACATCTGTGATTTCATATTTCTTGATGTTTGCTCAAATGGGGATACCATCTTATGGTATTCGTGCATGTGCAAAAATCCGAGACAATAAAGAAAAATTAACCAGGACGGCACATGAACTACTCATACTCAATCTGATTATGAGTTTAGCGGCATATATTCTGCTTGCAATAGCATTAATTGTGATTCCCAAATTCCGGGAAGAGAGAACGTTGCTTATTGTTATCAGCCTAACAATTGGATTGAACGCTATTGGAATGGAGTGGCTGTATAAAGCACTTGAACAATATGCCTATATTACAGTTCGATCAGTCATCTTTAAATTCATAGCATTAGTCGCTATGTTTTTATTGGTACATGCAGAATCAGATTATATTATTTACGGGGCCATAACAATTTTGGCAGCATCTGCCTCAAATGTGTTGAATTTGATCAATGCGCATAAGTTCATTGGTTTCAAGCCAGTTGGGGATTATGATTTACGAAAGCATCTGAAACCAATACTCGTGTTTTTTGCGATGGCGTGTGCTACGACTATATATACGAATTTAGACAATGTTATGTTAGGGTTTATGACCACAGATGCTGACGTGGGGTATTATGGTGCTGCTGTAAAGATTAAAGTGATATTAGTTAGCATTGTCACATCATTAGGAGGTGTATTACTTCCCCGTGCTTCATACTATGTTGAACATGGGAATATGGAGGAGTTTAAGAGAATTACTTCAAAGGCAATGAGTTTTGTCTTTTTATTCGCAACGCCTTTGACAATATATTTTATTATGTTTGCTCATAACGGAGTACTGCTGCTATCTGGAGAAGCGTTTGAAGGTGCAATCATTCCTATGCAGGTGATTATGCCGACATTACTCTTGGTGGGAATAACAAACATAATGGGTATTCAGATACTCGTACCAACGGGAAGGGAAAAGGTTGTGCTGCATTCAGAAATCGCAGGAGCAATCGTCGATATTGTAATCAATGCAGCATTAATTCCTTCTATGAAAGCAACCGGAGCAGCCATTGGCACGGTTGTTGCAGAATTAGTTGTACTTGTTGTTCAGTATCATGCATTACATGAAGAAATCAAGGGCATGATGCAAGATATCCACTTTGGAAGAATTATAGTAGCGGTTTGTCTTGGAGTAGTTTTATCTTTTTGGGTTAAGTACATTCATCTTGGAGATTTCTTCACCCTGGCGATATCAGCGTGTTTCTTTTTTGCCGGATATGGAGTATATATGCTTATCCGAAAAGAATCGCTGATCATAGAATTATATTCGCAAGTGGTGGGCATAATCAAACGCAGAGAAAAGGTATGA
- a CDS encoding glycosyltransferase family 4 protein produces MDEKKRIAWITPEYFIETDIYVIDNLAPYYEIDWYIICSGKITKDFSEKINTIKENGTKVTYWLVEKKGMHPKNINHFIQLFKSIKKKKPNIVYTCLCYPFYYLLILLLMINREKIILTIHNVHVPKGGSQYYKNTIYNKFAIKTFLNFQTFSQSQFQELQKLTKNKPILLVPFFLKNYGPAEGKKRESNGIVFLSYGFIREYKRIDVLISAAQEVFDEYKIPFKVIIAGSCDNWEDYQRQIYNNDLFDLRIRRIDNEEVPSLFAESDYFVAPYQDIAQSGSAIVAINYSKPVIASRLPAFEEYVENNKTGFLINPADKEDLKRVIKWILDNHANIYPELIQNIHLYKDRVFSAENITKKYRDFIEGIITNESLS; encoded by the coding sequence ATGGATGAAAAGAAAAGGATAGCTTGGATTACGCCAGAATATTTTATTGAAACAGATATATACGTTATAGATAATTTGGCGCCATATTATGAAATAGATTGGTATATTATCTGTAGTGGAAAAATCACAAAGGATTTTTCTGAAAAAATAAACACGATTAAAGAAAATGGAACAAAAGTGACCTATTGGTTAGTTGAAAAGAAAGGGATGCATCCTAAAAATATAAATCATTTTATTCAATTATTCAAATCGATAAAAAAGAAGAAACCCAATATAGTATATACATGTTTATGTTATCCGTTCTACTATTTGCTAATCTTACTGCTAATGATTAATCGGGAAAAGATAATACTAACAATCCATAATGTCCATGTTCCTAAAGGAGGCTCTCAATATTATAAGAATACAATCTACAATAAATTTGCAATAAAGACCTTCTTGAATTTTCAAACATTTTCACAAAGTCAATTTCAGGAGTTACAAAAATTAACAAAGAATAAGCCAATCTTGCTGGTTCCATTTTTCTTGAAGAATTATGGTCCGGCAGAAGGAAAAAAGAGAGAAAGCAATGGAATAGTATTTTTAAGTTATGGCTTTATCAGGGAATACAAAAGAATTGATGTTTTAATTTCAGCAGCACAAGAAGTATTCGATGAATATAAAATACCATTTAAAGTAATTATTGCTGGATCATGTGACAATTGGGAGGATTATCAAAGACAAATATACAACAATGATCTGTTTGACTTAAGAATTAGACGAATTGACAATGAAGAAGTCCCATCATTATTCGCAGAATCAGATTACTTTGTTGCCCCTTATCAAGATATAGCACAAAGCGGGTCTGCAATAGTCGCAATAAACTATTCAAAACCAGTCATTGCATCAAGATTACCAGCGTTTGAAGAATATGTAGAAAACAATAAAACGGGTTTTTTGATCAATCCTGCAGACAAAGAGGATCTAAAACGAGTAATTAAATGGATCTTAGACAATCATGCGAACATCTATCCCGAATTGATTCAAAATATACATTTGTATAAAGACAGAGTCTTTTCAGCTGAAAACATTACTAAAAAATACAGGGATTTTATTGAGGGAATAATTACGAATGAATCGTTATCCTGA
- the ald gene encoding alanine dehydrogenase encodes MKIGCVKEIKNNEFRVGLTPDNVKAYVAAGHHVYMEKGAGVGSGFSDNEYVDAGASLIDNAADVWHLVDMMVKVKEPLEEEYPLFHDGLILYTYLHLAADKEQMDALLKGKVKAVAYETIQEKDGSLPCLAPMSQIAGRLSIQEGAKYLEKRFGGEGILLAGVPGTPKANVVILGGGTVGMNACKIAVGMGANVTILDVNLKRLEELDNRFGAHIQTLVSTDSNIERVIKDADLVIGSVLIPGGSTPKLFKKKYLPEMKNGAVFVDVAIDQGGCGESSHVTTHDDPVYVEDGVVHYCVGNMPGAVPRTSTIALTNATLRYGLQIAEAGLEEAAKKSAVITSGVNCYLGKLTNKNVALAHGYEYTELAELI; translated from the coding sequence ATGAAGATCGGATGCGTGAAGGAAATTAAGAACAATGAATTCCGTGTCGGGCTGACGCCGGATAATGTCAAGGCCTATGTGGCTGCCGGACACCATGTATATATGGAAAAGGGCGCCGGTGTAGGTTCGGGCTTTTCGGATAACGAATATGTGGATGCCGGTGCGTCTCTGATCGATAACGCAGCGGATGTATGGCACCTGGTGGATATGATGGTCAAGGTCAAGGAACCGCTGGAAGAGGAATATCCGCTGTTCCATGACGGGCTGATCCTGTATACCTACCTGCACCTGGCGGCGGACAAGGAACAGATGGACGCGCTGCTGAAGGGCAAGGTCAAGGCCGTTGCGTATGAAACCATCCAGGAAAAGGATGGCTCCCTGCCCTGCCTGGCGCCTATGAGCCAGATTGCCGGACGGCTTTCCATCCAGGAAGGCGCGAAATACCTGGAAAAACGGTTTGGCGGGGAAGGCATCCTGCTGGCCGGCGTTCCCGGAACGCCGAAGGCGAATGTCGTCATCCTGGGCGGCGGTACAGTCGGCATGAACGCCTGCAAGATTGCGGTCGGTATGGGCGCGAATGTCACCATCCTGGACGTGAACCTGAAGCGGCTGGAGGAACTGGACAACCGGTTCGGCGCACATATCCAGACGCTGGTTTCCACGGATTCCAATATTGAACGGGTCATCAAGGACGCGGACCTGGTCATCGGTTCCGTGCTGATCCCCGGCGGTTCCACGCCGAAGCTGTTCAAAAAGAAATACCTGCCCGAGATGAAGAACGGTGCGGTGTTTGTCGACGTGGCCATCGATCAGGGTGGATGCGGCGAAAGCAGCCATGTGACCACCCATGATGATCCGGTGTATGTGGAAGACGGCGTGGTGCACTACTGTGTCGGCAATATGCCGGGCGCGGTTCCGCGGACGAGCACGATTGCGCTGACCAATGCGACCCTGCGGTACGGCCTGCAGATTGCGGAAGCCGGCCTGGAGGAAGCGGCGAAGAAGAGCGCCGTGATTACCAGCGGCGTGAACTGCTACCTGGGCAAGCTGACAAATAAGAACGTCGCGCTGGCGCATGGGTACGAGTATACGGAGCTGGCGGAACTGATCTGA
- a CDS encoding desulfoferrodoxin Dfx has product MKFYKHNDQIIIGGSDGEEITPNTTDGAYEKHVPVIEHHGDSVLVKVGSVAHPMLDVHYIEWIVLETETGYQKKDLKPGEKPEAAFAVTEPVIAAYEYCNLHGLWMAKA; this is encoded by the coding sequence ATGAAATTCTATAAGCATAATGATCAGATCATCATTGGCGGCTCTGATGGAGAAGAGATCACTCCGAACACTACAGACGGCGCCTATGAAAAGCATGTTCCTGTGATTGAACATCACGGGGATTCTGTTCTGGTAAAGGTGGGCAGTGTGGCGCATCCCATGCTGGATGTGCATTACATCGAGTGGATTGTGCTGGAGACGGAGACTGGATACCAGAAAAAGGATTTAAAGCCCGGGGAAAAACCGGAAGCTGCATTTGCAGTAACGGAGCCTGTGATTGCCGCATATGAATACTGCAACCTACACGGGCTGTGGATGGCGAAAGCATAA